CGCCCGCCCCGCCGGTCGCCGAGCTGGGCCGACGGGTCGGGCACGCCTGGCTGACCTACCAGCACGCGAACTATCCACAACTGCTGCGGATGCTGCCGGACCTGCTCGGCGACACGCGACGGGCCCACGCCGTCCGGTCGGTCGGGGCGGCCGACCCGCTCGTGCAGGCGTACCGGATCACCGCTTCGGCGCTGGTGAAACTCGGCGTCGCCGAGCTGGCCTGGCTGGCCGCCGACCGGGCCATGACGGTGGCCGCCACCAGCGGCGACCCGCTGCTCGTCGCCGTCGCGGCGATCCCGGTGGGCCAGGCGTTACGCGCTCTCGGCCAGAGTCGCCCCGCGATGGCCGCCACCGTCACCGCCGCCCACCGGATCCGGGCCACGATCCCGGGGCAGGGCCCGCCCGACGCGCTGTCCGTGCTCGGCACGCTGCTGCTGGAGGGCGCGCTGGCCGCCGCGGTCGGCAACTACCCGCGCGGCGTACGGGAGCTGCTCGACCGGGCCGCCGGGCTGGCCGGGCAGGTCGGCGACGGCCACGACCACCAGTGGACCGGCTTCGGGCCCACCGCCGTCGAGCTGGCCCGGGTCGCGGCGGCCGTCGACCTGGGCGACGCCGGTGAGGCGGTCGCCCGGCACCGTGCCGTCGTCGACGGGGAGCGGTGGCGACGGCTGCCCGCCGAGCGCCGGGCCGCCCACCTGGTCGACGCCGCGCGGGCGTACCTGCTGCTCGGAGACCATGCCGCCGCCGGTCGCGCCCTGACCGACGCCGACCGCGTCGCGCCCGCCGAGACGCGGAGCCGACCGGTGGCCCGTACCCTGCTCACCGCTATCGTGCGCGGCGGGCCCGCGACGCCCGGCGTCACGCGACTCGCCGGTCAGCTCGGGGTGGCCTGATGAGCCGGGACGCGGGACCGCCGCCCGACCACCGTTACCTCGTGCAGCTTCCGGTGACCGCCGCCGACCTCGACGTTGCCGCCCGGGTCGCCCGGGTCGTCGCCCGTTCGTTGGGCTTCCACCACCTGGTCGAGTGCGACGACGCCACCGTCGCCGCTGTCGAGGATCCGGCGGTACGGCATGCCGCGTTCTGCCCCCGGCGGCTGCCCAACGGTCGCCGCTGCCTGCTCCGCCCCGGCCACGACGGCCCCTGCGCCCGGCGGCTGCCGCGCTGAGGGGGGTGGGGTGGTGTTTTGGGGGGTGGCGGGGGAAGGTGGGGGGAAGGTCGGGGCTAGTGGGGCGGGGACGATGGACAACACCTACCACCTTGAACAGCTCGACCGGCTGTCCGGTCTGCTGGCGGCGGCGAGCCGGGACGCGGCGGGCACCATCCGGCGGGTCAGCGTCGCCCTGCTCGACGTGGACGCGGCGGCGGCGCGGGCGGTGCTGGCCGAGGTGGCGCAGCGGCGGACGGCCCACCGCGAGATCGACGAGCTGGTGCCGGTGACCCTGGTCCGGCAGCAGCCGGTCGCCTCCGACCTGCGGTTGGTGCTGGCCGGGCTGCGGATGAACACCGATCTGCACCGGATGG
The sequence above is a segment of the Micromonospora sp. WMMD882 genome. Coding sequences within it:
- a CDS encoding helix-turn-helix domain-containing protein translates to MSRAVEPVSVGELPIGRRVAQWRVRRRMTQQMLADRLGKSKSWVDKVERGVRALDRFSVIEELAGVLSVDPAALLGRPAPPPPTNAAGSAGADGVDAVRAALARYDLGPAGPGRAPAPPVAELGRRVGHAWLTYQHANYPQLLRMLPDLLGDTRRAHAVRSVGAADPLVQAYRITASALVKLGVAELAWLAADRAMTVAATSGDPLLVAVAAIPVGQALRALGQSRPAMAATVTAAHRIRATIPGQGPPDALSVLGTLLLEGALAAAVGNYPRGVRELLDRAAGLAGQVGDGHDHQWTGFGPTAVELARVAAAVDLGDAGEAVARHRAVVDGERWRRLPAERRAAHLVDAARAYLLLGDHAAAGRALTDADRVAPAETRSRPVARTLLTAIVRGGPATPGVTRLAGQLGVA